A genome region from Urocitellus parryii isolate mUroPar1 chromosome X, mUroPar1.hap1, whole genome shotgun sequence includes the following:
- the LOC113199413 gene encoding profilin-2-like codes for MQCIGDISDEVWQDCISLFLQTEMCCDAAIITNSPPWLLASYPEGNFSQMTREEIETLLTKEDREKLFLQGIILAGTKCLLIRDNLYTEGNNTMDLRTKGQSRGSQAVTVVQIESVYLVVMGQKGTEGGPLNLKAFEMAGYIREAIFQHMAHF; via the coding sequence ATGCAGTGCATAGGGGATATCAGTGATGAGGTCTGGCAGGACTGCATCAGTCTCTTCCTACAGACTGAGATGTGCTGTGATGCAGCAATTATCACCAATTCTCCACCCTGGTTATTGGCTTCTTATCCTGAAGGGAACTTTTCCCAAATGACCCGTGAAGAAATTGAGACCTTACTCACAAAGGAGGATAGAGAGAAGTTGTTTCTTCAGGGAATCATCCTTGCGGGGACCAAATGCTTACTGATCCGAGACAATCTGTACACGGAAGGAAACAATACCATGGACCTGCGCACCAAAGGCCAGAGTCGAGGTAGCCAGGCAGTGACGGTAGTTCAGATTGAGTCTGTATACCTTGTGGTGATGGGACAAAAAGGAACAGAAGGAGGTCCTCTCAATCTCAAAGCTTTTGAGATGGCAGGTTACATCAGAGAGGCCATTTTTCAACACATGGCCCatttctaa